A window of the Gossypium hirsutum isolate 1008001.06 chromosome A05, Gossypium_hirsutum_v2.1, whole genome shotgun sequence genome harbors these coding sequences:
- the LOC107907308 gene encoding protein TIC236, chloroplastic isoform X1 — protein MSLKLNSPFLGTPLGSCLNGRRSNGDCIVFDRGKLFRRVIRKRVSAEKQNDWITRAIRFSHFCGKNIELFRKTIGLRNGFVANGFKEPFTGSKALVSSLSPSWKEGLLLVRCSVLAAVMSGVCLLVWYGQKKAKSFVEAKLLPSVCSVLSEYIQREIDVGKVRGVSPLSITLEACSIGPHSEEFSCGEVPSMKIRVRPFASLRRGKIVIDAVLSHPSVLIAQKKDFTWLGIPISEDSLKKHLSTEEGIDYRTKSRRIAREEAASRWDRERDYDARKAAEMGYIVSERGSDQSKDDTVKEIGPSAEITSFKSFSCMDEKMHWRDHHCVDTSVDYDTNHAELEKSFGVKIPGSGLILWPKVIKGPKRSQLKRKFNRSDTSSAGVAAKRRILERSASAALAYFLGLSLKDSGDYSEASGSYDLSILNTLLVKNGDDSGAGTSVDISTAEGSFLSYNLYGEQCEKTENRCTNNNVTFGNLNFLRDPFLMTVERLSGFTKVCENFPYDGNTAGDAKTMGSKVGGGDLFYNVVNRNMDENASESERSHASPSTSIKSDPTPLPYHSVTFWPLGLNFRLPLFPDNMRKQVSNFVYGSFQKLKFVVAPKIEDIVAELVDGVDVMQTEGIGRTLPVTVDSVHFNGGTLMLLAYGDREPREMENVNGYVKFQNHYGYVHVQLSGNCKTWRSDLASEDGGWLSTDVFVNILDQKWHANLNISNLFVPLFERILEIPITWLKGRATGEVHLCMSGGDTFPSLHGQLDVTGLAFQIYDAPSCFSDISASLCFRGQRIFLHNTSGCFGSVPLEASGDFGIHPEEGEFHLMCQVPCVEVNALMKTFKMKPLLFPLAGSVTAVFNCQGPLTAPIFVGSGMVSRKISYSVFDVPSSSASEAMLKNKEAGAVAAFDRIPLSYLSANFTFNTDNCVADLYGIRASLVDGGEIRGAGNAWICPEGEEDDTAVDVNFSGNLFVDKIMLRYMPGDVHLMPLKLGDLSGETKLSGSLLKPRFDIKWTAPKAEGSLSDARGDIMISPDCITVNSSSVAFDLFTKVQTSYPEEYWLNRKKFSEKIAVPFIVEGVELDLRMRGFEFFNLVSSYTFDTPRPTHLKATGKIKFHGKVVKPSISSEQDFCPDGQPEKVMDNRSKQSLVGDLSVSGLRLNQLMLAPQLVGQLSISRDSIKLDATGRPDESLAVEVVQPLQPGSEENLQNGKLFSFSLQKGQLKANICLRPLHSATLEIRHLPLDELELASLRGTIQRAEIQLNFLKRRGHGILSVLRPKFSGLLGEALDVAARWSGDVITLEKTVLEQISSRYELQGEYVLPGSRDRNLSEKGRGGLLERAMTGHLGSVISSMGRWRMRLEVPRAEVAEMLPLARLLSRSTDPAVRFRSKDFFVQSLQSAGLYAESLQDLLEVIHGHYTASDDVVLEDLSLPGLAELKGRWHGSLDASGGGNGDTMAEFDFHGEDWEWGSYNTQHVVAVGAYSNDDGLRLEKIFIQKDDATIHADGTLLGPKTNLHFAVLNFPVSLVPTLVQIIESSATEAVHSLRQLLARIKGILYMEGDLRGSLAKPECDVQIRLLDGTVGGTDLGRAEVVASLTSNSRFLFNAKFEPIIQNGHVHIQGSVPVTFVQMSEEEKTETEQSRTPLVPGWLKERDKESTDKANEKKTFRERMEEGWDAQLAESLKGLNWNILDAGEVRIDADIKDGGMMLLTALSPYANWINGNADITLQVRGTVEQPVVDGSASFHRASIYSPVLRKPLTNIGGTVNVESNKLCIAMLESRVSRRGKLFVKGNLPLRTSEASLGDKVDLKCEFLEVRAKNILSGQVDTQLQITGSILQPNISGNIKLSHGEAYLPHDKGSGPAPFNRLTSNQSRLPGAGINQAVASRYVSRFFGSEPAFSRTKLPLLSAKSADVEKEMEQVNIKPSLDVRLSDLKLVLGPELRIVYPLILNFAVSGELELNGQAHPKWIKPKGILTFENGDVNLVATQVRLKREHLNLAKFEPEYGLDPMLDLALVGSEWQFRIQSRASNWQDKLLVTSTRSVEQDVLSTTEAARVFESQLAESILEGDGQLAFKKLATATLETLMPRIEGKGEFGQARWRLVYAPQIPSLLSVDPTADPLKSLASNISFGTEVEVQLGKRLQASIVRQLKDSEMAMQWTLIYQLTSRLRVLLQSAPSKRLLFEYSATSQD, from the exons ATGAGCCTCAAACTTAATTCCCCGTTTCTCGGGACACCACTTGGTAGTTGTTTAAATGGTAGAAGAAGCAATGGAGATTGTATCGTTTTTGATAGAGGGAAGCTCTTTAGAAGAGTAATACGTAAGCGTGTATCCGCCGAGAAGCAGAATGATTGGATCACGCGAGCAATCAGGTTTTCCCATTTTTGTGGGAAAAACATTGAGTTGTTTAGGAAAACTATTGGGTTGAGAAATGGGTTCGTCGCCAACGGTTTTAAGGAGCCTTTTACTGGGAGTAAGGCTCTAGTGAGTTCCTTGTCTCCATCGTGGAAAGAGGGGTTACTGTTGGTTAGATGCTCAGTTTTGGCTGCTGTTATGTCTGGTGTTTGTTTATTGGTTTGGTATGGACAGAAGAAAGCTAAAAGTTTTGTGGAAGCTAAGCTTTTGCCTTCAGTTTGTTCTGTGCTTAGTGAATATATTCAACGAGAGATTGATGTTGGTAAGGTTAGGGGAGTTTCTCCATTAAGTATCACGTTGGAAGCTTGCTCTATTGGGCCTCACAGTGAAGAGTTCTCTTGTGGTGAGGTTCCCAGTATGAAAATTCGTGTTCGGCCTTTTGCAAGTTTGAGGAGAGGCAAGATTGTAATAGATGCAGTGTTGTCACATCCAAGTGTGTTGattgctcaaaagaaggattttACTTGGCTGGGGATACCCATTTCTGAAGATAGTCTAAAGAAGCATTTATCTACAGAGGAAGGGATTGATTATCGTACCAAAAGCAGGAGGATTGCCAGAGAGGAAGCTGCTTCTCGCTGGGATAGAGAGAGGGATTATGATGCTAGGAAAGCAGCAGAGATGGGATACATTGTTTCTGAGAGGGGTTCAGATCAATCAAAAGATGACACAGTTAAAGAGATTGGGCCTTCAGCCGAAATTACAAGCTTCAAGTCATTTTCATGCATGGATGAGAAGATGCATTGGAGGGATCATCATTGTGTGGACACCAGTGTTGATTATGACACAAATCATGCAGAATTGGAGAAATCATTTGGTGTAAAGATCCCAGGTTCGGGGCTTATATTGTGGCCAAAAGTTATAAAAGGGCCTAAAAGGAGCCAACTTAAGAGAAAGTTTAATAGGAGTGATACTTCTTCTGCTGGTGTTGCTGCCAAGAGACGTATCCTTGAACGTAGTGCATCCGCAGCGCTTGCATATTTCCTGGGTTTATCCCTAAAGGATTCTGGTGATTATTCAGAGGCATCTGGAAGTTATGATTTATCAATTCTTAATACCCTCTTGGTGAAAAATGGGGATGATTCTGGTGCTGGAACTTCTGTTGACATTAGTACTGCTGAGGGAAGTTTTCTTAGTTATAACCTGTATGGAGAACAATGTGAAAAGACAGAAAACCGATGTACTAACAATAATGTCACTTTTGGAAATCTCAACTTCTTACGTGATCCATTTCTTATGACGGTTGAAAGACTTAGTGGATTTACAAAAGTTTGCGAAAATTTTCCATATGATGGAAATACTGCTGGAGATGCTAAAACCATGGGTTCTAAAGTAGGTGGTGGGGATTTATTTTATAATGTTGTAAATAGGAATATGGATGAGAATGCATCCGAGAGTGAAAGGAGTCACGCATCTCCTTCTACTTCCATTAAGTCTGACCCCACTCCTTTACCATACCATTCGGTCACATTTTGGCCATTAGGCTTGAATTTTAGATTGCCATTGTTTCCTGATAACATGAGGAAGCAGGTTTCTAATTTTGTATATGGATCCTTTCAAAAGCTTAAATTTGTTGTGGCTCCAAAGATTGAAGATATTGTTGCAGAGCTTGTTGATGGGGTAGATGTGATGCAAACTGAGGGCATTGGGAGGACGCTTCCAGTTACTGTGGATTCTGTCCATTTCAATGGTGGAACATTGATGCTGCTAGCATATGGTGACAGAGAGCCCAG AGAGATGGAGAATGTCAATGGATATGTGAAGTTCCAAAATCATTATGGTTACGTTCACGTGCAACTCAGCGGTAACTGTAAAACTTGGAGATCAGATTTGGCATCCGAAGACGGTGGTTGGTTGTCTACCGatgtttttgttaatattttagaTCAGAAATGGCATGcaaatttaaatatttccaaCCTGTTTGTTCCG CTCTTTGAAAGAATTTTAGAAATTCCAATCACATGGCTCAAAGGAAGAGCCACGGGTGAG GTTCACTTGTGCATGTCAGGAGGGGATACATTTCCTAGTCTTCATGGACAGCTTGATGTGACAGGGTTGGCCTTTCAAATATATGACGCTCCATCATGCTTTTCT GACATTTCGGCAAGTTTATGTTTCAGGGGTCAGCGAATATTCCTGCATAATACAAGTGGCTGTTTTGGAAGTGTTCCTTTAGAAGCTTCTGGAGATTTTGGCATCCATCCCGAGGAAGGCGAGTTCCATCTGATGTGTCAG GTTCCATGCGTGGAAGTAAATGCTCtgatgaaaactttcaaaatgaAGCCTTTGTTGTTTCCG TTGGCTGGTTCTGTGACGGCTGTGTTCAACTGTCAAGGTCCACTGACTGCTCCTATTTTTGTGGGGAGTGGAATGGTGTCTAGAAAGATATCTTACTCTGTTTTTGATGTCCCTTCATCGTCTGCGTCTGAAGCAATGTTGAAAAACAAGGAGGCTGGTGCAGTGGCAGCATTTGACCGTATTCCACTATCATATCTGTCTGCTAATTTTACCTTTAACACTGATAACTGT GTTGCTGACTTGTATGGCATTAGAGCGAGTCTTGTGGATGGTGGGGAGATTCGAGGGGCAGGAAATGCATGGATTTGTCCAGAG GGTGAGGAAGATGATACAGCAGTGGATGTAAATTTCTCAGGAAATTTGTTTGTCGATAAGATTATGCTACGATACATGCCAGGTGATGTTCATCTTATGCCACTCAAATTAGGAGATTTAAGTGGAGAGACAAAACTTTCTGGATCACTTTTGAAACC GAGGTTCGATATCAAGTGGACTGCACCAAAAGCTGAAGGGTCATTAAGTGATGCTCGGGGAGATATAATGATTTCACCTGACTGTATTACTGTTAATTCTTCGTctgttgcttttgatttgttcaCAAAAGTTCAAACTTCGTACCCTGAGGAATACTGGCTGAACAGAAAAAAGTTCAGTGAGAAGATTGCTGTGCCATTTATTGTTGAAGGAGTGGAGCTGGACTTGCGTATGCGTGGTTTTGAGTTTTTCAATCTGGTCTCTTCTTATACTTTTGATACTCCAAGGCCTACACACTTGAAAGCaactggaaaaataaaatttcacgGGAAGGTTGTGAAGCCTTCTATTAGCAGTGAGCAAGATTTTTGCCCTGACGGGCAACCTGAGAAAGTGATGGATAACAGAAGCAAACAGAGTCTTGTTGGTGATTTGTCAGTCTCGGGTCTCAGACTGAATCAGTTAATGCTGGCACCTCAGTTGGTTGGGCAGTTGAGCATATCTCGAGACTCTATCAAG TTAGATGCCACAGGTAGGCCAGATGAAAGTCTTGCAGTTGAGGTTGTGCAGCCTCTACAACCTGGCTCTGAGGAGAACTTGCAAAATGGAAAAttattctctttttctcttcaaaaGGGGCAACTAAAAGCTAATATTTGTTTACGCCCGCTGCATTCTGCTACGTTGGAG ATACGCCACTTGCCACTTGATGAACTAGAGCTTGCTTCACTTCGTGGAACAATACAGCGG GCAGAAATACAGCTTAATTTCCTGAAAAGAAGAGGTCATGGTATTTTATCTGTGCTTCGGCCTAAATTCAGTGGTCTGCTTGGTGAAGCCCTAGATGTGGCTGCTAGATGGAGCGGTGATGTT ATCACACTTGAAAAAACTGTTCTAGAACAAATTAGCAGCCGTTATGAGCTTCAAGGTGAATATGTGTTGCCTGGCAGCCGTGATAGAAATCTTTCTGAAAAGGGAAGGGGTGGTTTGCTTGAAAGAGCAATGACTGGCCACCTTGGTAGTGTCATATCATCTATGGGAAGGTGGAGGATGAGACTTGAAGTTCCTCGAGCTGAGGTTGCTGAGATGCTTCCACTTGCAAGACTCTTGTCTCGAAGTACAGATCCTGCTGTTCGGTTTAGATCAAAG GATTTTTTTGTTCAAAGTTTGCAGTCGGCGGGATTGTATGCTGAGAGTCTTCAAGACTTACTTGAG GTCATTCATGGTCATTATACTGCATCAGATGATGTTGTTCTTGAAGACCTAAGTCTCCCGGGTTTAGCAGAACTTAAGGGTCGATGGCATGGTTCTCTTGATGCAAGTGGTGGAGGCAACGGAGACACAATG GCAGAATTTGACTTTCATGGAGAGGATTGGGAGTGGGGAAGCTATAACACCCAACATGTTGTGGCTGTGGGTGCATACAGTAATGATGATGGTTTGCGCCTTGAGAAAATTTTTATCCAGAAGGATGATGCAACAATCCATGCTGATGGGACTTTGTTGGGGCCAAAAACCAATCTCCATTTTGCTGTTCTGAATTTTCCAGTTAGTCTAGTTCCTACTCTAGTGCAGATTATTGAATCATCTGCCACCGAAGCTGTTCATTCCTTGCGACAATTGCTGGCTCGAATTAAAGGTATATTATATATGGAAGGAGACCTCAGAGGAAGTCTTGCAAAACCAGAATGCGATGTGCAAATCAGGCTCCTGGATGGTACTGTTGGAGGCACTGATCTTGGGCGAGCTGAAGTTGTTGCTTCACTAACCTCAAACAGCCGTTTTCTTTTTAATGCCAAATTTGAACCAATCATCCAGAATGGTCATGTACACATACAGGGAAGTGTGCCTGTTACTTTTGTCCAGATGTCTGAGGAAGAAAAAACTGAAACAGAACAAAGCAGGACACCCTTGGTCCCTGGCTGGTTGAAGGAAAGGGATAAGGAGTCAACTGATAAAGCTAATGAGAAGAAAACCTTTAGAGAGAGAATGGAAGAAGGTTGGGATGCTCAGTTAGCAGAAAGCCTCAAAGGCTTAAACTGGAACATCTTAGATGCAGGAGAAGTTAGAATTGATGCTGATATAAAGGATGGGGGCATGATGCTGTTGACAGCATTATCTCCTTACGCAAACTGGATTAACGGCAATGCTGATATCACGCTTCAG GTTAGAGGCACAGTTGAACAACCTGTGGTTGATGGATCTGCATCATTCCACAGGGCATCTATATATTCACCAGTACTTAGAAAACCACTTACAAACATTGGTGGCACTGTAAATGTGGAATCAAATAAGTTATGCATTGCAATGTTGGAGAGCAGGGTAAGCAGAAGGGGAAAGCTGTTTGTAAAAGGGAATTTGCCACTTAGAACAAGTGAGGCATCCCTGGGTGATAAAGTTGACTTGAAATGTGAATTTCTTGAAGTACGGGCAAAGAACATTCTGAG TGGGCAGGTTGACACTCAGTTGCAGATTACTGGTTCAATACTGCAGCCAAACATCTCAGGGAATATTAAATTGAGCCATGGAGAGGCATATTTGCCCCATGATAAGGGTAGTGGACCTGCACCTTTTAATAGGTTGACATCAAACCAGTCCAGGCTTCCAGGTGCTGGAATCAACCAAGCAGTTGCTTCCAGATATGTCTCACGGTTTTTCGGTTCTGAACCTGCTTTTTCAAGAACCAAACTCCCCCTACTCTCTG CCAAATCAGCTGATGTAGAGAAGGAGATGGAACAAGTAAACATTAAACCAAGTCTTGATGTCCGCCTTAGTGATTTGAAGCTTGTTTTAGGACCAGAACTGAGGATAGTTTATCCTTTGATTCTAAACTTTGCTGTTAGTGGGGAACTCGAGTTGAATGGCCAAGCTCATCCCAAATGGATTAAACCCAAGGGCATTTTAACATTTGAGAATGGTGATGTGAATCTTGTTGCAACTCAA
- the LOC107907309 gene encoding nucleolin has translation MVGGGSRRDEGSMVINNTNVFAALETLRKKKKSDKDRGSSKKSSSKSQQSQPQKEPEPQVFWAPAPLNVKSWADVDDDDDYYATTAPPQSVWGSSEPSHEDKTVNEEDSESEEDILDEGDDDIEEDHDHESEVPVHPEPLPKKVPEVPLPPKEPERQLSKKERKKKELAELEALLADFGVTQKESNGQDESRDVAQEKKDGEGEKKENPPGESKSAKKKKKKDKSKEGKESQDQLTSTDVTNGPDEAAGTEQNEDDASAVDVKERLKKMASMKKKKSSKEMDAAAKAAAQEAAARSARLAAVKKKEKNHYNQQPVR, from the exons ATGGTGGGAGGAGGAAGCAGGAGAGACGAAGGATCTATGGTGATCAACAACACCAACGTGTTTGCGGCTCTTGAAACTCTACGGAAGAAGAAGAAGTCTGATAAGGACCGAGGTTCTTCTAAAAAGTCTTCTTCTAAGTCTCAGCAATCACAACCGCAAAAAGAACCTGAACCGCAGGTCTTTTGGGCTCCGGCACCGCTTAATGTCAAATCATGGGCCGATGTTGATGACGATGATGATTATTATGCTACAACTGCTCCTCCTCAGTCGGTTTGGGGGTCCTCTGAGCCGTCTCATGAAGATAAGACCGTCAACGAAGAG GATAGTGAGAGTGAAGAAGATATTTTAGATGAAGGTGATGATGATATAGAGGAAGATCATGATCATGAATCAGAGGTTCCAGTACATCCTGAGCCTTTGCCAAAAAAGGTTCCTGAAGTTCCTCTCCCACCTAAGGAGCCAGAAAGACAACTTTcaaagaaagagaggaagaaaaagGAGCTTGCTGAGCTGGAGGCCCTTCTTGCTGATTTTGGAGTAACACAGAAGGAGAGCAATGGCCAGGATGAGTCGCGTG ATGTTGCacaagaaaagaaagatggagaGGGAGAAAAGAAGGAAAATCCTCCAGGGGAGTCTAAAAGTgccaagaagaagaaaaagaaggataAATCGAAGGAGGGTAAAGAATCACAGGATCAGCTGACTAGTACAGATGTCACCAATGGGCCAGATGAAGCTGCTGGAACTGAACAGAATGAGGATGATGCATCAGCTGTTGACGTGAAAGAGCGGCTAAAGAAGATGGCATctatgaagaagaagaaatccAGTAAAGAGATGGATGCAGCTGCAAAAGCTGCTGCACAAGAGGCTGCTGCAAGGAGTGCAAGGCTTGCTGctgtgaagaagaaagagaagaaccATTATAATCAGCAACCAGTGCGGTAA